In the genome of Massilia sp. PAMC28688, one region contains:
- a CDS encoding TIGR03088 family PEP-CTERM/XrtA system glycosyltransferase: MTVSLDQPRLVVHLVQQLDVGGMENGLVNLIRHMPADRYRHAIVCLKDYTTYHAHIKSRGVEIISLNKREGKDFGHYLRMFRTLRALQPDLIHTRNLNGIEGQLVAALAGIKCRVHGEHGRDMSDLHGKRLKYRLLRRLLRPLIGHFIAVSSDLEEWLIDSVGAEPGRVSHISNGVDSVQFHPRLGPPAAVGPAGFMHDNAFVIGSVGRMDEVKDYPTLVEAFLRLIASPHPAHQRMRLLIVGDGPQRAHCLDMLQRAGAAHRAWLPGERSDIAQLLRAMDLFVLPSLAEGSSNTILEAMATGLPVVATAVGGNPVLVHPGFTGILVPPRTPDLMAAAIADYCRIPEMGARHGTRARSQVIARHSLPEMARSYTAVYDALAGAASPCEASLRAPPA; encoded by the coding sequence ATGACAGTTTCACTTGATCAGCCGCGCCTGGTCGTACACCTGGTGCAGCAGCTCGACGTTGGCGGCATGGAAAATGGGCTTGTCAACCTGATCCGGCACATGCCGGCTGACCGGTACCGGCATGCCATCGTGTGCCTGAAGGACTACACCACCTACCACGCCCACATCAAGTCGCGCGGCGTGGAAATCATCAGCCTGAACAAGCGTGAAGGCAAGGATTTCGGCCACTACCTGCGCATGTTCCGCACCCTGCGGGCACTGCAGCCGGACCTGATCCACACGCGCAACCTCAATGGCATCGAAGGCCAGCTGGTGGCGGCCCTGGCCGGCATCAAATGCCGCGTGCACGGCGAGCATGGGCGCGACATGAGCGACCTGCACGGCAAGCGCCTCAAGTACCGCCTGTTGCGCCGCCTGCTGCGCCCCCTGATCGGCCACTTCATTGCCGTCAGCAGCGATCTGGAAGAATGGCTGATCGACAGCGTGGGGGCCGAGCCGGGCCGCGTGTCGCATATTTCGAATGGCGTGGACAGCGTGCAGTTCCATCCGCGCCTGGGCCCGCCGGCGGCGGTGGGGCCGGCCGGCTTCATGCACGACAACGCCTTTGTCATCGGCAGCGTGGGCCGCATGGATGAAGTGAAGGATTATCCAACCCTGGTCGAAGCCTTCCTGCGCCTGATCGCCTCGCCCCACCCGGCCCACCAGCGCATGCGCTTGCTGATCGTGGGCGACGGTCCGCAGCGCGCCCATTGCCTCGACATGCTGCAGCGCGCCGGCGCCGCCCACCGTGCCTGGCTGCCGGGCGAACGCAGCGATATCGCCCAGTTGCTGCGCGCCATGGACCTGTTCGTGCTCCCTTCGCTGGCCGAAGGCAGTTCCAATACCATTCTCGAAGCCATGGCCACCGGCCTGCCGGTGGTGGCCACGGCCGTGGGCGGCAATCCGGTGCTGGTGCACCCGGGCTTTACCGGCATCCTGGTCCCGCCCCGCACGCCGGACCTGATGGCCGCCGCCATTGCCGACTATTGCCGCATTCCGGAGATGGGCGCGCGCCACGGCACCCGCGCGCGCAGCCAGGTCATTGCCCGCCACAGCCTGCCGGAAATGGCGCGCAGCTACACTGCTGTCTACGACGCGCTGGCCGGCGCCGCCTCGCCTTGCGAAGCGTCGCTGCGCGCGCCGCCGGCCTGA
- a CDS encoding long-chain N-acyl amino acid synthase has product MPLRHDANLKEDTMLKEDLPIASFALPVGLRDLCIGDQGIVPGPEHALDVQVFHIRLANSAGRREAASLLIRKMYGWRGYAVDINDVHEANKITLYAETNGKVVGTLSLCLDSPAHLPADDNFGAELDALREGGARLCEPSRLAIDKGVTKRVFASLIHISYIYAHNIHGFTDYVIEVNPRHVMFYKRMLGFDDFGAERTCTRVDAPAVLLRLPLSEMGKQIRKWGGLMEQHGEERSFYPYFFPVWDEPGITARLKSGYLGKH; this is encoded by the coding sequence ATGCCGCTGCGGCATGACGCCAACCTGAAGGAAGACACCATGCTCAAGGAAGATCTGCCGATTGCTAGCTTTGCCTTGCCAGTTGGACTGCGTGATTTGTGTATCGGCGACCAGGGCATCGTGCCCGGTCCGGAACACGCGCTTGACGTCCAGGTATTCCACATCCGCCTGGCCAACTCGGCCGGCAGGCGCGAGGCGGCCAGCCTCCTGATCCGCAAGATGTATGGCTGGCGTGGCTATGCGGTGGACATCAACGACGTGCATGAGGCCAACAAGATCACCCTGTACGCGGAAACCAATGGCAAGGTGGTCGGCACCTTGAGCTTGTGCCTGGACAGCCCGGCCCACCTGCCGGCCGACGACAATTTCGGCGCGGAGCTCGATGCCTTGCGCGAGGGCGGAGCGCGCTTGTGCGAGCCGTCGCGCCTGGCCATCGACAAGGGCGTCACCAAGCGCGTGTTCGCCTCGCTCATTCACATCTCCTACATCTATGCCCACAACATCCATGGCTTCACTGATTACGTGATCGAAGTCAATCCGCGCCACGTCATGTTCTATAAGCGCATGCTCGGGTTCGACGATTTCGGTGCCGAACGCACCTGTACCCGCGTGGACGCACCCGCCGTCCTCTTGCGCCTGCCCCTGTCGGAGATGGGCAAACAGATCCGCAAGTGGGGCGGACTCATGGAGCAGCACGGCGAGGAGCGCTCCTTCTATCCGTATTTCTTTCCTGTCTGGGACGAGCCGGGCATCACGGCCCGCCTGAAGTCCGGCTATCTCGGCAAACACTAG
- a CDS encoding FAD-binding oxidoreductase: MLDIVDDELEQCAARRLALLAAVRAAVGADHVQTDGMTLERYGRSTAARSMRPLAVARPASHEEVVALVTVAAAHGCPVYPVSSGKNWGYGDACAVGPGQLLIDLSRMNRIVHVDAELAYAVIEPGVTQQQLSAHLRERGLALWMDCTGAGPDTSLMGNILERGFGHSPYGNRLQHVSGMRVVLANGETLHTGFGHYQGARATHLFPYGVGPFLDGLFTQSNLGIVTELGMWLMPAAACVQHFLCSVEAPDGIGAVVDALRPLRMDGTLRSIVHIGNDLRVISGGRVFPRALAGGMSRLPEALRTQMREAAGAGAWTVSGALYGSAAQVAAARAAVRQALRPTRARVRFLDERKLALAALAGRLLGDCGPGRRLRAQVALGEALLGMNCGVPNGRFLAGAYWRRRGALPPSFPDGADPARDQCGMLWISPILPMRGADVLALHALAEPLFREHGFDLFVTFSMINERALGAVLTITFDKQDDEETRRAQACYRAVFDAVMAAGYLPYRVGNQSMAALDPQQDSYWKTVARIRGALDPAGIIAPGRYEPAVAQNLSLQLQSNAFVTGTR, encoded by the coding sequence ATGCTCGATATCGTCGATGATGAATTGGAACAGTGCGCCGCACGCCGCTTGGCACTCCTGGCCGCCGTGCGCGCTGCGGTGGGCGCCGACCACGTGCAGACCGACGGCATGACGCTGGAACGCTATGGACGCAGTACGGCCGCGCGCAGCATGCGCCCGCTGGCCGTGGCACGGCCCGCCTCGCACGAGGAAGTGGTGGCACTGGTGACGGTGGCGGCCGCCCATGGCTGCCCCGTGTACCCGGTCAGTAGCGGCAAGAACTGGGGCTATGGCGATGCCTGCGCCGTGGGACCGGGGCAGCTGCTGATCGACCTGTCGCGCATGAACCGGATCGTGCATGTCGATGCCGAGCTGGCCTATGCCGTGATCGAACCGGGGGTGACACAGCAGCAGCTGTCGGCGCATCTGCGCGAGCGCGGGCTGGCCCTGTGGATGGACTGTACCGGGGCCGGCCCCGACACCAGCCTGATGGGCAATATCCTGGAGCGCGGCTTCGGCCATTCGCCCTATGGCAACCGGCTGCAGCACGTGTCGGGCATGCGGGTGGTGCTGGCCAACGGCGAGACGCTCCATACGGGCTTCGGGCACTACCAGGGCGCCCGCGCCACCCACCTGTTCCCGTATGGCGTGGGGCCGTTCCTGGATGGCTTGTTCACCCAGTCGAACCTGGGCATCGTGACCGAACTTGGCATGTGGCTGATGCCGGCGGCCGCCTGCGTCCAGCATTTCCTGTGCAGCGTGGAGGCGCCCGATGGCATCGGCGCCGTGGTCGATGCGCTGCGGCCGCTGCGCATGGATGGCACCCTGCGCAGCATCGTGCATATCGGTAACGACTTGCGGGTGATTTCAGGCGGCAGAGTGTTCCCGCGCGCGCTGGCCGGCGGCATGTCGCGCCTGCCCGAGGCCTTGCGCACGCAAATGCGCGAGGCCGCCGGCGCCGGCGCCTGGACCGTGTCCGGCGCCCTGTATGGCAGTGCTGCCCAGGTGGCGGCGGCGCGCGCGGCCGTGCGCCAGGCCCTGCGTCCCACGCGCGCGCGGGTACGCTTCCTGGACGAGCGCAAGCTGGCCCTGGCGGCGCTGGCCGGCCGCTTGCTGGGTGACTGCGGCCCGGGCCGCCGGCTGCGCGCCCAGGTGGCGCTGGGGGAAGCGCTGCTGGGGATGAACTGCGGGGTGCCCAATGGCCGCTTTCTGGCGGGGGCCTACTGGCGCCGCCGGGGCGCTCTGCCGCCCTCATTTCCTGACGGCGCCGATCCGGCGCGCGACCAGTGCGGCATGCTGTGGATCTCGCCCATCCTGCCCATGCGCGGCGCCGACGTGCTGGCCTTGCATGCACTGGCCGAGCCCCTGTTTCGCGAGCATGGCTTTGACCTGTTCGTCACCTTCAGCATGATCAACGAGCGCGCCCTGGGGGCGGTGCTGACCATCACCTTCGACAAGCAGGACGACGAGGAAACCCGGCGCGCCCAGGCCTGCTACCGCGCCGTGTTTGACGCCGTCATGGCCGCCGGCTACCTGCCTTACCGGGTGGGCAACCAGTCGATGGCGGCCCTCGATCCGCAGCAAGACAGTTACTGGAAGACGGTGGCGCGGATCCGCGGCGCCCTCGATCCGGCCGGCATCATCGCACCGGGGCGCTATGAACCGGCCGTGGCGCAGAACCTTTCGCTGCAGCTGCAGTCCAACGCTTTCGTGACAGGAACACGGTGA
- the prsT gene encoding XrtA/PEP-CTERM system TPR-repeat protein PrsT gives MTPHKQPLWSRSVAAALALSMGVEVCGCGSGDPDQMLAEAREFWDKGDLRAAIAHARQLIDTHDGFGAAHLLLGELYVDQGDLDEAADAFRRAMLHGDALGSAQLGRVLLLQGKHEQVLAAIATVGGPAQRAAAMGLHSQALFALLNLAQADAMAHASLHLHTEAPQALLALARMALYRQHWAQARSCLKRALAASPADLDCLRLQADMLHADGQLTQALAIHGAILERHPCNAQALLDVAQLSTDAAQYSRAQHAIGQARKVAGSVPAVLFAEAVLQHRQGNDAQAAELAGRILRAAPAHTPALLLAGALALAAGAHRHAEQLLQRFLRIHPGHVHASQLMVALHLETQHPQAALALLSPLLAKDGSDCRLLIQAATANLRARQFSMAATLFAQAADMDQDLTRPWQGLAHSRLGTGDYLRQVAMLERSMALPSAPLAHALLHAMSRLRGGQHAEAFALACALEREDDNPLIQQLKGDIALQQDDLRGARQGFARALRHDPAFLPALEKLQQLDLIEHRPLENTRNRYLAALAASPGNSAAMEALASLALSRQHPAEAISWMERACAHSPDALPLSLRACALYLQLGQHDEAYRLAQALDASHPANSDVACLLGRISLARRDYRAACAAFTRLAAMTPASGLPHWHLAAAHIAQGQDAAALHALKSALAIEPDLFAARADLVALFIRHGRYHEALAAAVSAQRRQPEAAAPHQLEGDVHSAQSRHDLACLAYQQAFALAPTSQLLVQLHGSLSHQGKDEQANAVMAAWLGSHPGDVDARQHLACCHLARHDLSAAAAELSAVLRHAPDNLTALNDLAWTCQRLGDPQALHLAQRAHALAPDNPAVMDTLGCILMEQGELARALPLLLKACTLAPHVGEVHFHLGTLLIQSGDREGARRALEKALASPPPFDRRAEAQQLLVTL, from the coding sequence ATGACCCCACACAAGCAGCCGCTCTGGTCGCGCTCGGTCGCCGCCGCCCTGGCCCTGTCGATGGGGGTAGAGGTATGCGGTTGCGGCAGCGGCGATCCCGACCAGATGCTGGCTGAAGCGCGCGAATTCTGGGACAAGGGTGACCTGCGGGCCGCCATCGCCCATGCCAGGCAACTCATCGACACCCATGACGGATTTGGCGCCGCCCATCTCCTGCTGGGCGAGCTGTATGTCGACCAGGGCGACCTGGACGAGGCCGCCGATGCATTCCGGCGCGCCATGCTGCATGGGGATGCACTTGGCTCGGCCCAGCTGGGACGGGTGCTGCTGCTGCAGGGCAAGCACGAGCAGGTGCTGGCCGCCATCGCCACCGTGGGCGGCCCGGCGCAGCGCGCCGCCGCCATGGGCTTGCACAGCCAGGCCTTGTTTGCCCTGCTCAACCTGGCCCAGGCAGATGCCATGGCCCACGCTTCGCTTCACCTGCATACCGAGGCACCGCAAGCCCTGCTGGCCCTTGCACGCATGGCGCTGTACCGCCAGCACTGGGCGCAGGCGCGCAGCTGCCTGAAACGCGCGCTGGCCGCGAGCCCCGCCGACCTCGACTGCCTGCGCTTGCAGGCCGACATGCTGCATGCGGACGGCCAGCTCACGCAGGCCCTGGCAATCCATGGCGCCATCCTGGAACGCCATCCCTGTAATGCCCAGGCGCTGCTGGATGTAGCCCAGCTGAGCACGGACGCCGCGCAGTATTCCCGGGCCCAGCATGCCATTGGCCAGGCGCGCAAGGTTGCCGGTTCGGTCCCGGCCGTGCTCTTTGCCGAGGCCGTGCTGCAACACCGGCAGGGCAACGACGCTCAGGCCGCCGAACTGGCCGGCCGCATCCTGCGCGCCGCACCGGCCCACACGCCCGCGCTGCTGCTGGCCGGGGCCTTGGCGCTGGCCGCGGGCGCCCATCGCCATGCTGAGCAATTGCTGCAGCGCTTCCTGCGCATCCACCCGGGCCATGTACATGCCAGCCAGCTCATGGTGGCGCTGCACCTGGAGACCCAGCATCCTCAGGCGGCACTGGCGCTGCTCTCGCCTCTGCTGGCCAAGGATGGTAGTGACTGCCGGCTGCTCATACAGGCTGCGACCGCCAATCTGCGCGCGCGCCAGTTCAGCATGGCCGCCACCTTGTTTGCGCAGGCTGCCGACATGGACCAGGACTTGACCCGCCCGTGGCAGGGCCTGGCGCACAGCCGCCTGGGCACCGGTGACTACCTGCGCCAGGTCGCCATGCTCGAACGCAGCATGGCGCTGCCATCCGCACCGCTGGCTCACGCGTTGCTGCACGCCATGTCGCGCCTGCGCGGCGGCCAGCATGCCGAAGCGTTCGCGCTTGCGTGCGCGCTGGAACGGGAGGACGACAACCCCCTGATACAGCAGCTCAAGGGCGACATCGCCCTGCAACAGGACGACCTGCGCGGCGCCCGCCAGGGCTTTGCCAGGGCGCTGCGCCACGATCCGGCATTTCTGCCTGCCCTGGAGAAACTGCAACAGCTCGACTTGATCGAGCACAGGCCGCTTGAAAACACGCGCAACCGCTACCTCGCTGCCCTGGCCGCCTCGCCGGGCAACAGCGCCGCCATGGAAGCGCTGGCCTCGCTTGCCCTGTCGCGTCAGCATCCGGCAGAGGCCATCTCGTGGATGGAGCGTGCCTGCGCCCACAGCCCGGACGCGCTGCCGCTGTCGCTGCGCGCCTGCGCCCTGTACCTCCAGCTTGGCCAGCACGATGAAGCGTACCGGCTCGCCCAGGCGCTCGATGCCAGCCATCCCGCAAACAGCGACGTCGCCTGCCTGCTGGGCAGGATCAGCCTGGCCCGGCGCGATTACCGGGCTGCCTGCGCCGCCTTTACCAGGCTGGCCGCAATGACGCCGGCAAGCGGCCTGCCGCACTGGCACCTGGCCGCCGCCCACATCGCCCAAGGCCAGGATGCCGCTGCCCTGCACGCCCTGAAGTCGGCCCTGGCCATTGAGCCAGACCTGTTTGCCGCCCGCGCCGATCTGGTGGCCCTGTTCATTCGCCATGGCCGCTATCATGAAGCCCTTGCCGCGGCCGTGTCCGCCCAGCGCCGCCAGCCTGAGGCCGCCGCGCCCCACCAGCTCGAAGGCGATGTCCACAGTGCCCAGTCCCGGCATGACCTGGCCTGCCTGGCGTACCAGCAAGCCTTCGCCCTCGCGCCCACGAGCCAGTTGCTGGTGCAGCTCCATGGCAGTCTGTCCCACCAGGGCAAGGACGAACAGGCCAATGCCGTGATGGCGGCCTGGCTGGGGTCCCACCCCGGCGACGTGGACGCGCGCCAGCACCTGGCCTGCTGCCACCTGGCCCGGCACGACCTGAGCGCAGCGGCGGCCGAACTGTCAGCCGTGCTGCGCCACGCCCCCGACAACCTGACGGCACTGAACGACCTGGCCTGGACTTGCCAGCGCCTGGGCGACCCGCAAGCCCTGCACCTGGCCCAGCGCGCCCATGCCCTGGCCCCGGACAACCCGGCCGTGATGGATACGCTGGGCTGCATCCTGATGGAGCAAGGCGAACTTGCGCGCGCCCTGCCCCTGCTGCTCAAAGCCTGTACCCTGGCCCCCCACGTTGGCGAAGTGCATTTTCACCTTGGCACGCTGCTGATCCAGAGCGGCGACCGCGAGGGCGCCCGCCGCGCCCTGGAGAAAGCGCTTGCCTCACCGCCTCCGTTCGACCGGCGTGCCGAGGCACAACAGCTGCTTGTTACCTTGTAG
- a CDS encoding SDR family oxidoreductase, which produces MAVNSLPDAYRHLLDEIGERPRRWLITGVAGFVGSNLLETLLRHGQHVTGLDNFMTGYRHNLDDVQARLPAQAWDRFRFVEGDIRCLATCKQVCEGVELVLHQAALGSVGRSIEDPILTSDINMIGFLNVLVAARDAGVSRLVYAASSATYGDHPDLPKVEEHIGKPLSPYALTKHVNEVYAEMFARCYQTQAIGLRYFNVFGPRQDPDGPYAAVIPQWFSAMINNEPLRIHGDGDSSRDFCFIDNVVQANLLASLTSGAAAVNQVYNVAVNARTSLNELYTLMHEMLAERFPHLRQYRPQYSEFRVGDVRHSQADISKAARLLGYTPTHRLEEGLRASLDWYVSRLTAPS; this is translated from the coding sequence ATGGCCGTAAATTCGCTGCCGGATGCTTACCGGCACCTGCTTGACGAGATCGGGGAGCGGCCTCGGCGCTGGCTCATTACCGGGGTGGCCGGCTTCGTCGGCTCCAATCTGCTGGAGACCTTGCTGCGCCACGGCCAGCATGTCACCGGACTCGATAACTTCATGACCGGATACCGGCACAACCTGGACGACGTGCAAGCCCGGCTGCCGGCGCAGGCATGGGATCGGTTTCGTTTTGTGGAAGGCGACATCCGCTGCCTGGCCACCTGCAAGCAGGTATGCGAAGGGGTGGAACTGGTCCTGCACCAGGCGGCGCTGGGGTCGGTCGGGCGTTCCATCGAAGACCCCATCCTGACCAGCGATATCAATATGATCGGTTTCTTGAACGTGCTGGTGGCCGCGCGCGACGCCGGGGTCAGCCGGCTCGTGTACGCCGCTTCCAGCGCCACTTACGGCGACCATCCGGACTTGCCCAAGGTGGAAGAACATATCGGCAAACCCTTGTCACCCTACGCCCTGACCAAGCATGTCAACGAGGTCTATGCCGAGATGTTCGCCCGCTGCTACCAGACGCAGGCTATAGGACTGCGCTACTTCAATGTGTTCGGTCCGCGCCAGGATCCCGACGGGCCTTACGCCGCAGTGATCCCCCAATGGTTCAGTGCGATGATCAACAACGAGCCGCTGCGTATCCATGGCGACGGCGACAGCAGCCGCGATTTCTGCTTTATCGACAATGTGGTGCAGGCCAACCTGCTCGCCAGCCTGACGAGCGGCGCCGCCGCCGTCAATCAGGTCTACAACGTGGCGGTCAATGCGCGCACGAGCTTGAACGAACTGTATACGCTCATGCATGAGATGCTGGCCGAACGGTTTCCCCATCTCCGGCAGTACAGGCCGCAATACTCGGAATTTCGCGTCGGCGACGTTCGCCATTCCCAGGCGGACATCTCCAAGGCTGCGCGGCTGCTTGGCTACACGCCCACACACAGGCTGGAAGAGGGTTTGCGCGCTTCGCTGGACTGGTATGTGTCCCGTCTGACGGCGCCATCCTAG
- a CDS encoding SpoVR family protein, translating into MSEVQARLAAYTAQFEELALRLGMDFYPVSFDLVPASFMVEIAVYGLPVRMRHWSFGVRYIHQLVRQHMGHSHIFEVMFPGDPCHAFMQEHNSLAENTLVTAHVLGHADFAKNNQLFTRFIAMAGGHILEQSAARALRLEHALQAHGQARVEAVLDAALALETHIDPNLPLDRPRYATPTAPSAAPASDPFQDRFARLPGEAAPPAGAALPQRAALPPRPELDLLWFIAQYAPELEDWERDIFLAVREEAFYFHPVFSCQIMNEGWASYWHARLLREATFLPHDLYLDAIKSHSDVVRPFGSGQALSLSVNPYHLGFSMWEHIIDKFGMARARQVCREEDDFGFIRNYLDQELADKLDLFVYEARRDGETRIVNRDIHAIREAILAPRFNYGAPAISVTRLGVDGSLELQHDYLHDGRGLALEQAEQVMEYVARVWRRPVSLHTVDFRGVVRVLPSRKPPV; encoded by the coding sequence ATGAGCGAAGTCCAGGCCAGGCTGGCCGCCTACACGGCGCAGTTCGAAGAGCTGGCGCTGCGACTGGGCATGGATTTTTATCCGGTCAGCTTCGACCTGGTCCCTGCCAGCTTCATGGTGGAGATTGCCGTGTACGGCCTGCCGGTGCGCATGCGCCACTGGTCCTTCGGTGTGCGCTACATTCACCAGCTGGTGCGCCAGCACATGGGCCATTCGCACATTTTCGAGGTCATGTTCCCGGGCGATCCCTGCCACGCCTTCATGCAGGAGCACAATTCGCTGGCAGAAAATACGCTGGTCACGGCCCATGTCCTTGGCCATGCGGACTTTGCCAAGAACAATCAGCTGTTCACACGCTTTATCGCCATGGCGGGCGGCCACATCCTGGAACAAAGCGCAGCGCGCGCCCTGCGTTTGGAACACGCCCTGCAAGCCCACGGCCAGGCGCGGGTGGAGGCAGTCCTGGACGCGGCACTGGCACTGGAAACGCATATCGACCCCAACTTGCCCCTGGACCGCCCGCGGTATGCCACCCCGACCGCACCAAGTGCCGCGCCGGCCAGCGATCCGTTCCAGGACCGTTTCGCGCGCCTGCCGGGGGAAGCCGCGCCGCCAGCAGGCGCTGCCCTGCCCCAGCGCGCCGCCCTTCCCCCCCGGCCCGAGCTGGACCTGCTGTGGTTTATTGCCCAGTACGCGCCCGAGCTGGAGGATTGGGAGCGCGACATCTTCCTTGCAGTGCGCGAAGAAGCGTTCTACTTCCATCCGGTGTTCTCGTGCCAGATCATGAATGAAGGCTGGGCATCCTACTGGCATGCCCGCCTGCTGCGCGAAGCCACCTTCCTGCCGCATGATCTCTACCTCGACGCCATCAAATCGCACTCGGACGTGGTGCGGCCTTTTGGCAGCGGCCAGGCCTTGTCGCTGTCGGTCAATCCCTATCACCTCGGGTTTTCCATGTGGGAGCACATCATCGACAAATTCGGCATGGCGCGGGCGCGCCAGGTGTGCAGGGAAGAAGATGACTTTGGCTTTATACGCAATTACCTGGACCAGGAACTGGCCGACAAGCTCGACCTGTTCGTGTACGAGGCGCGCAGGGACGGCGAAACCAGAATCGTCAACCGTGATATCCACGCCATTCGTGAAGCAATCCTGGCACCCCGCTTCAATTATGGGGCGCCGGCCATCAGTGTTACCCGGCTCGGCGTGGACGGCTCGCTCGAACTCCAGCACGACTATCTGCACGACGGACGCGGCCTGGCATTGGAACAGGCCGAACAGGTCATGGAATATGTCGCCCGGGTGTGGCGCCGTCCGGTGTCCCTGCATACGGTGGACTTTCGGGGCGTCGTACGTGTGCTGCCGTCGCGCAAGCCGCCAGTGTGA
- a CDS encoding DUF444 family protein yields MAATISTGWYELFSRGAQDWLRHHDKVREAVQGHLPDLIAGPDLITGSQERRVQVPVRMLEHARFKLAEGRTQSGAGQGEGAPGDLLQAGQPEATAGQGPEDSAGHDTGEVRLLLEFSIDEVIDWAWETFKLPDLQPRPGARIDEAQLVRTGWDKRGARSRLDRRRTIKEAIKRRAVQPGAAPFTNEDLRFRQLATRIIPSTGATVLFVIDVSASMTEQERKLAKSFFFFALHGIRRQYRQVATRFIAHTTHAWEFSEQEFFQVSGMGGTIASSAFRLVRELVHRELDPARDNIYMFYASDGENFTEDRAAATQLLGELAGVLNHIGYIETLPGSPRALETEMRRLCNDMERRGLPVSSSLLSSPDDVWRALRQFFSKEHDANTAEGRP; encoded by the coding sequence GTGGCGGCAACAATCAGCACCGGATGGTATGAGCTGTTCTCGCGCGGGGCGCAGGACTGGCTGCGCCATCACGACAAGGTGCGCGAGGCTGTCCAGGGGCATTTGCCAGACCTTATCGCCGGCCCCGACCTCATCACCGGTTCCCAGGAGCGCCGCGTGCAGGTGCCCGTGCGCATGCTCGAGCATGCCCGCTTCAAGCTGGCCGAAGGACGCACCCAGAGCGGCGCCGGACAGGGGGAAGGCGCACCGGGCGACCTGCTCCAGGCGGGCCAGCCGGAGGCGACCGCCGGCCAGGGGCCGGAGGACAGTGCCGGCCACGACACCGGCGAAGTACGGCTGCTGCTGGAGTTTTCCATTGACGAAGTCATTGACTGGGCCTGGGAAACGTTCAAGCTGCCCGACCTGCAGCCGCGCCCGGGCGCACGCATTGACGAAGCCCAACTCGTGCGTACCGGCTGGGACAAGCGCGGGGCCCGCTCCCGTCTTGACCGGCGCCGCACCATCAAGGAAGCCATCAAACGCCGCGCCGTGCAGCCGGGTGCGGCACCATTTACCAATGAGGATCTGCGCTTTCGCCAGCTGGCGACACGGATAATACCGAGCACGGGCGCGACCGTGCTGTTCGTCATCGACGTATCGGCCAGCATGACCGAGCAGGAACGCAAGCTGGCCAAGTCCTTCTTTTTCTTTGCCCTGCATGGCATTCGGCGTCAGTACCGCCAGGTGGCCACGCGCTTCATTGCGCATACCACGCACGCGTGGGAGTTCAGCGAACAAGAATTTTTCCAGGTGTCGGGCATGGGTGGCACCATTGCCTCCAGCGCCTTTCGCCTGGTACGCGAGCTCGTGCACCGGGAACTCGATCCGGCCCGCGACAATATCTACATGTTTTACGCTTCCGATGGCGAAAATTTCACCGAAGACCGCGCCGCTGCCACCCAGTTGCTTGGCGAACTGGCCGGAGTACTCAACCATATTGGCTACATCGAAACGCTGCCAGGCTCGCCGCGGGCACTGGAAACGGAAATGCGCAGGCTGTGCAACGACATGGAACGGCGCGGCCTGCCCGTCAGCAGCAGCCTGCTGTCCTCGCCCGACGACGTCTGGCGCGCCCTGCGCCAGTTCTTCAGCAAGGAACACGACGCCAACACGGCCGAGGGGCGGCCATGA